Proteins from one Bartonella sp. HY328 genomic window:
- a CDS encoding DUF6460 domain-containing protein: MGRWLQSFLGDTPGRVLVKLLIFSLIIGALLNFFGWTPVNVFERLWDTLVHLWHSGFSSASQLFSVIFVGAAVVVPIFIIIRILSLRK, encoded by the coding sequence ATGGGCAGATGGTTGCAATCATTTTTGGGTGACACACCTGGTCGGGTTTTGGTAAAATTACTGATCTTCTCACTTATAATCGGTGCTCTACTCAATTTTTTTGGTTGGACGCCAGTTAATGTTTTTGAACGTCTTTGGGATACCCTTGTCCACTTATGGCACAGTGGTTTTTCTTCCGCTAGCCAATTGTTCAGTGTCATTTTTGTTGGGGCTGCCGTGGTGGTGCCGATTTTTATTATTATCCGTATTTTGAGTTTGCGGAAATAA
- a CDS encoding FRG domain-containing protein, translating into MINKIQDEDHGTIINCPKLFLEIMRKSNDLWHNSKNPHWVFRGQSNANWSLIPSVWRNSDDQPYFKTLLKQIEYLKKQYEKFQSLKGRKKLSEAQLLSLNQMEACAWVHMEFALLNEFKRRAWLNAYPVHPNFEDVTFFSRYHEYHHPFNIFSREISDGGMQKYVLAKVDPSSDKDIALAQHYNIPTRMLDWTENPLIASYFASYNDTSCQNDIVIFALDLMSLSHLFKDNWDLRPKKTMIPLLIYATFANRRENIYIRAQEGLLTSINWHFAQNYYASEGRWPSYEDAIIAGLNVFPLPCNYEIKKFNQKHGILRKFILPQEHVTEFKRLLKREDITKEKIFPSLDNIAEAAKASFSPEKIDHCFIHETIK; encoded by the coding sequence TTGATAAATAAAATACAAGATGAAGATCACGGCACAATTATTAATTGCCCGAAACTTTTTTTAGAGATAATGCGCAAGAGTAATGATCTTTGGCACAATAGCAAAAACCCACACTGGGTGTTTCGTGGACAAAGTAATGCAAATTGGTCTCTCATACCATCAGTCTGGCGCAATAGTGATGATCAGCCCTATTTCAAAACTCTACTCAAACAAATTGAATATCTAAAAAAACAATACGAAAAGTTTCAATCTTTAAAGGGGCGCAAAAAACTATCAGAAGCACAATTATTATCATTAAATCAAATGGAAGCATGTGCATGGGTACATATGGAATTTGCATTGTTAAACGAATTCAAACGACGCGCTTGGTTAAATGCATATCCGGTTCACCCAAACTTTGAAGACGTTACATTTTTTAGCCGCTACCATGAATACCATCACCCATTCAATATCTTTAGCAGGGAAATTAGTGACGGCGGCATGCAAAAATATGTTTTAGCAAAAGTTGATCCATCAAGTGACAAAGACATAGCTTTGGCTCAGCATTATAACATTCCAACTCGGATGTTAGACTGGACTGAAAACCCGCTTATTGCAAGCTATTTTGCGTCTTATAATGATACATCTTGCCAAAATGATATTGTCATATTTGCTTTAGACCTAATGTCCCTATCTCATTTATTCAAAGACAATTGGGATTTAAGACCCAAAAAGACCATGATACCTTTGCTTATTTATGCAACTTTTGCTAATAGACGTGAAAATATTTATATTAGAGCGCAAGAAGGGCTTTTAACCTCAATAAATTGGCATTTTGCGCAAAACTATTATGCATCTGAAGGTAGATGGCCAAGCTACGAAGATGCAATTATTGCTGGTCTCAATGTTTTCCCTTTGCCATGCAATTACGAAATTAAAAAATTCAATCAAAAACATGGAATTTTGCGAAAGTTTATTCTTCCCCAAGAACATGTAACGGAATTTAAACGCTTACTTAAGAGAGAAGACATTACAAAAGAAAAAATTTTTCCAAGCCTTGATAATATTGCAGAGGCAGCTAAGGCAAGCTTTAGTCCCGAAAAAATTGATCACTGCTTTATTCACGAAACAATCAAATAA
- a CDS encoding tetratricopeptide repeat protein, giving the protein MTIDEQDELPDEIFDQIADLSEDGEDLFENGDFEEAIAKWNDALALLPEPKIKWDAALWLYTALGDGYRNIGDFDKALVAFNEAYESVDGSTNPYVLYSIGATLYDLDRKDESVVPLLKAYEMEGDEIFEEEGEVYLTFLDEKGLLDDPE; this is encoded by the coding sequence ATGACAATTGATGAACAAGACGAATTGCCTGATGAAATCTTTGATCAAATAGCTGACTTGTCGGAAGATGGTGAAGATCTTTTTGAAAATGGCGATTTTGAAGAAGCTATCGCAAAATGGAACGATGCATTAGCCTTACTTCCAGAACCTAAAATTAAATGGGACGCTGCTTTGTGGCTTTATACCGCCCTTGGCGATGGTTATCGCAATATTGGCGATTTTGACAAAGCCTTGGTTGCATTTAATGAGGCTTATGAAAGTGTCGATGGATCAACCAATCCTTATGTGCTTTATTCAATTGGGGCAACTCTTTACGATCTTGATCGCAAAGATGAATCGGTGGTACCATTGTTGAAAGCCTATGAGATGGAAGGCGATGAAATTTTTGAAGAAGAGGGCGAGGTTTATCTCACTTTTCTTGACGAAAAAGGTTTGTTAGACGATCCTGAATGA
- a CDS encoding ATP-binding cassette domain-containing protein: protein MTQFFLDISNISLKFAKVNALDTASFCANKGDVICLIGQSGCGKPSLLRAIAGIERPDSGYININGREISVPNCFIEPEMRDIGFMFQDYALFPHLNVMDNILFGLKRADKNIARQHCKQIIERLGRPSLWRSGARHL, encoded by the coding sequence GTGACACAATTTTTCTTGGACATATCGAATATATCGCTTAAGTTTGCCAAAGTTAACGCTTTAGATACTGCTTCTTTTTGTGCCAATAAAGGTGATGTCATTTGTCTTATAGGCCAATCGGGGTGTGGAAAACCGAGTTTGCTACGCGCAATTGCTGGTATTGAGCGCCCCGATAGCGGTTACATCAATATTAATGGCCGTGAAATTTCGGTGCCAAACTGCTTTATTGAGCCAGAAATGCGCGATATTGGTTTTATGTTTCAAGATTATGCTTTGTTTCCTCATTTAAATGTTATGGATAACATATTGTTTGGCTTAAAGCGTGCCGATAAAAATATTGCACGCCAACATTGTAAGCAAATTATTGAACGCCTTGGCCGCCCATCTTTATGGAGAAGCGGCGCGCGGCACCTATGA
- a CDS encoding XRE family transcriptional regulator, with amino-acid sequence MGNLASRIKQRLEKLGKSERKASLEAGLSDSFLRNIREGKSLSPRIDTLEKIADVLQTRAHWLISGEGEEELLIQNHDLAQSPNSQATNSYQNGLLEPANGKIIKSIKFSNRRLPVYGQAVGGIDGDFPMNGTILFDVLCPPQLQDVEDAYAIMISGDSMYPRYEDGELAFIDPTRRVKKGDYVVAQVMIKNHDAPHAFIKKFIHHNAQELVLEQFNPMKELAFPHAKVVSVHFIALAGVID; translated from the coding sequence ATGGGTAATTTGGCCAGCCGAATAAAACAGCGACTTGAGAAACTTGGCAAAAGCGAGCGTAAAGCCTCCTTAGAAGCTGGCTTGAGCGATTCCTTTTTACGCAATATAAGAGAGGGAAAATCCTTATCACCGCGTATTGATACATTAGAAAAAATAGCCGATGTCTTGCAAACTCGTGCTCACTGGCTCATAAGCGGTGAGGGTGAGGAAGAACTCCTCATACAAAACCATGATTTAGCACAAAGCCCAAATAGCCAAGCTACAAATTCCTATCAAAATGGCTTGCTTGAACCGGCTAATGGGAAGATTATCAAGAGCATAAAATTTAGCAATCGGCGCCTACCCGTATATGGGCAAGCGGTTGGCGGGATCGATGGCGATTTCCCAATGAATGGCACTATTTTATTTGATGTCCTGTGCCCACCGCAACTACAAGATGTTGAAGATGCCTATGCCATTATGATTTCGGGGGACTCTATGTATCCGCGCTATGAAGACGGCGAACTTGCCTTTATTGACCCCACGCGACGCGTCAAAAAGGGTGATTATGTGGTTGCACAGGTTATGATAAAAAATCATGACGCCCCCCATGCTTTTATAAAAAAATTCATCCACCATAACGCACAAGAACTGGTGTTAGAGCAATTTAATCCAATGAAAGAACTGGCCTTTCCTCATGCAAAGGTTGTATCGGTGCATTTTATTGCTTTAGCTGGCGTGATTGATTAG
- a CDS encoding DUF1737 domain-containing protein, with amino-acid sequence MKLYRFLTGPDDASFCHKVTAALNNGWMLYGSPTYAANPETGIMQCGQAVIKEVDGIEYTENMKLSQY; translated from the coding sequence ATGAAATTATATCGCTTTTTAACCGGGCCGGATGATGCAAGCTTTTGTCACAAAGTGACTGCGGCTCTCAATAATGGCTGGATGCTCTATGGTAGCCCGACTTATGCTGCCAATCCTGAAACAGGCATTATGCAATGCGGGCAAGCCGTAATTAAAGAAGTTGACGGCATTGAATATACGGAAAATATGAAACTTAGCCAATATTAA
- a CDS encoding membrane-bound PQQ-dependent dehydrogenase, glucose/quinate/shikimate family, translated as MLLIITGLVILLFGLAVAALGVQLTMVGGSPFYIIMGLGLIVSGFLLLRKKASGLWIYAFTLILTFIWTLYEVGFDKWQWIPRGVILVLLGLWLCLPFVSRPIKNNSQNTKPASRLLGGSLLVIILLAVVSWFIDPATFDGELPQNEKIASTIDPSRMAGDDWVAYGGSNLGQRYSTLKDIDTSNVGKLKLAWEHHTGDFQGKDDSSEYTFEVNPLKVNNTIYSCTPHNIVEALDPVTGKLKWRYDPRVKGSVVYEHQTCRGVSYHEDKQLVEGNHCPRRIIATTGDARMFAVNADNGEICSDFGNNGFVNLMEHQPNQNPDTFMMTSPAVISHDLAIIGGAIADNYYVDNPSGVIRAYDVHNGQLVWKWDAQKPNETKPLEGDATYEPGSPNAWTVMAADDELGLVYVPLGNKSPDQFGAKRSAEVEKFTAALVALDVKTGELRWSFKSINHDLWDRDLPSQPVLLDLDYQGKNAPAIIVPTKGGNLWVLDRRDGTPIYPVHEEKVSDKSDIKQETPAGTQPISALNFIPPVLEEKDMWGITPIDQMLCRITYRQSRYDRNPFTPPSLEGSIIYPGNTGIFNWGSVAVDPENQYLFGTPVNMAFRFSVYPRPDFPQNADERMVSTGPKPSGENLGGPFAVKLNAFLSPLGIPCQSPPWGLRVGVDLASGKTAWQQRNGSVEGQEFAGQRFPIPLEMGTISLGGPLITAGGIVFMAGTADSGFRAYELKTGKLLWETRLPAGGQSTPMSYRGADGKQYILVAAGGHGSMGSPMGDSILAYTLEP; from the coding sequence GTGCTACTTATTATCACTGGTTTGGTGATCCTGCTATTTGGTTTAGCTGTCGCCGCATTGGGCGTTCAGCTAACTATGGTTGGTGGCTCACCTTTTTATATTATTATGGGGCTTGGCCTTATAGTCAGCGGCTTCTTGCTTTTGCGCAAAAAAGCAAGTGGTCTTTGGATCTATGCATTTACTCTTATTTTAACTTTTATCTGGACCCTTTATGAAGTCGGTTTTGATAAATGGCAATGGATTCCACGCGGCGTTATTCTCGTGTTGCTTGGACTATGGTTGTGCCTGCCTTTCGTGTCACGACCAATAAAAAATAATAGCCAAAATACCAAGCCAGCATCAAGGCTTTTAGGTGGATCTCTTTTGGTGATTATTCTATTGGCAGTTGTATCGTGGTTTATTGACCCCGCCACTTTTGACGGCGAACTGCCACAAAATGAAAAAATTGCCAGCACTATTGATCCAAGCCGCATGGCTGGAGATGATTGGGTAGCCTATGGCGGTAGCAATCTTGGCCAACGCTATTCAACCTTAAAAGATATTGATACCAGCAATGTTGGTAAGTTAAAATTGGCTTGGGAACACCACACCGGCGACTTTCAAGGCAAGGATGATTCAAGCGAATATACGTTTGAGGTTAATCCGTTAAAGGTCAATAATACTATTTATAGCTGTACACCGCATAATATAGTTGAAGCCCTTGATCCCGTAACGGGAAAACTTAAATGGCGTTATGATCCTCGCGTTAAAGGCAGTGTCGTTTACGAGCACCAGACCTGTCGTGGTGTTTCTTATCACGAAGACAAGCAATTGGTTGAAGGCAATCATTGTCCGCGCCGCATCATCGCCACCACGGGTGATGCCCGTATGTTTGCAGTTAATGCAGACAATGGCGAAATTTGTAGCGATTTTGGCAATAATGGTTTTGTTAATTTGATGGAACATCAACCTAATCAAAATCCCGACACTTTTATGATGACATCCCCTGCTGTTATCTCGCATGATTTAGCAATTATTGGCGGTGCAATTGCCGATAATTATTATGTTGACAATCCATCGGGTGTCATCCGCGCTTATGACGTGCATAATGGCCAATTGGTTTGGAAATGGGATGCACAAAAACCAAATGAAACCAAACCGCTTGAGGGCGATGCCACTTATGAGCCTGGCTCTCCCAATGCTTGGACCGTCATGGCGGCCGATGATGAATTGGGCTTAGTTTATGTACCGCTTGGTAATAAATCACCTGACCAATTTGGTGCAAAACGGTCCGCTGAAGTGGAAAAATTTACCGCGGCGCTAGTTGCGCTTGACGTTAAAACCGGCGAACTGCGCTGGAGCTTCAAAAGCATAAATCACGATTTATGGGATAGAGACCTGCCCTCACAGCCAGTGCTGCTTGATTTAGATTATCAGGGCAAAAACGCACCAGCAATCATTGTGCCAACCAAAGGTGGTAATCTTTGGGTGCTTGATCGCCGTGATGGCACGCCGATTTACCCAGTCCATGAAGAAAAAGTGTCTGATAAATCTGATATTAAGCAAGAAACCCCAGCTGGAACTCAGCCAATATCAGCATTGAATTTTATTCCACCCGTCCTTGAAGAAAAAGACATGTGGGGTATTACACCCATTGACCAAATGCTTTGTCGGATAACCTATCGCCAAAGCCGGTATGATCGTAATCCATTCACACCGCCAAGCCTTGAGGGTTCAATTATCTATCCAGGCAATACAGGTATTTTCAATTGGGGCAGTGTTGCCGTTGATCCGGAAAACCAATATCTTTTCGGTACGCCGGTCAATATGGCATTCCGCTTTAGTGTCTATCCACGTCCAGATTTCCCACAAAATGCCGACGAGCGAATGGTATCAACCGGTCCTAAGCCATCGGGCGAAAATCTTGGTGGCCCTTTTGCAGTAAAACTCAATGCATTTTTATCCCCACTTGGTATTCCATGCCAATCACCGCCTTGGGGATTGCGTGTTGGTGTTGATCTTGCAAGTGGTAAAACTGCATGGCAGCAAAGGAATGGCAGCGTAGAGGGGCAAGAATTTGCTGGGCAGCGCTTCCCAATTCCTCTTGAAATGGGCACAATCAGCCTTGGCGGCCCATTAATTACTGCTGGTGGTATAGTCTTTATGGCTGGCACTGCCGATAGTGGCTTTAGAGCCTATGAATTAAAAACTGGCAAATTGCTATGGGAAACACGTCTGCCTGCTGGCGGCCAATCAACGCCAATGAGCTATCGCGGCGCTGATGGTAAACAATATATCCTTGTTGCAGCTGGTGGTCATGGTTCAATGGGTAGCCCAATGGGTGATTCCATTCTTGCCTATACGCTTGAGCCTTAA
- a CDS encoding aminopeptidase, with translation MQKPKTIIDETKLDRLAEVAVKVGLGLKEGQDIVLTAPIAALPLVRRIAHHAYKAGAGVVIPFFGDEVLSLSRFHNAQDASFDRAAGWLYEGMAKAFENGAARLAIAGDNPLLLSNEDPEKVSRLNKATSLAYQPALEKIAGFDVNWNIVSYPNPSWAKVVFPDLSEDEATHQLAEAIFKASRVDNEDAVGAWQRHNANLRLRSSWLNGQNFAALHFKSAITDLTVGLADEHEWHGGASMAKNGIICNPNIPTEEVFTTPHHSKVDGYVRSTKPLSHQGSLIDDIFMRFENGKVVEAKASKGEEVLNRVLDTDEGARHLGEVALVPHSSPISASGLLFYNTLFDENAACHIALGQCYSKCFKDGASLSAEQIAQLGGNRSFIHIDWMIGGKDMDIDGIKPDGSRVAVFRQGEWAFNV, from the coding sequence ATGCAAAAACCAAAGACAATTATTGATGAAACAAAGCTTGACCGCTTGGCAGAAGTTGCAGTTAAGGTTGGGCTTGGTCTAAAAGAAGGACAAGACATTGTCTTAACGGCGCCGATCGCTGCATTGCCTTTGGTACGCCGCATTGCCCATCATGCCTATAAGGCGGGCGCCGGTGTCGTAATACCATTTTTTGGTGATGAAGTTTTAAGCCTTTCCCGTTTTCACAATGCCCAAGATGCAAGCTTTGACCGCGCAGCCGGTTGGCTTTATGAAGGCATGGCAAAAGCTTTTGAAAATGGCGCAGCCCGCCTTGCCATTGCTGGTGATAATCCACTATTGCTTTCCAATGAAGATCCTGAAAAAGTATCGCGCCTTAACAAAGCAACCTCGCTTGCCTATCAACCTGCGCTTGAAAAAATTGCCGGTTTTGATGTAAATTGGAATATTGTTTCCTATCCTAATCCATCATGGGCAAAAGTAGTATTTCCAGATTTGAGCGAAGATGAAGCAACCCACCAATTGGCCGAGGCTATTTTTAAAGCAAGCCGTGTTGATAATGAAGATGCGGTGGGTGCTTGGCAACGTCATAATGCCAATTTACGCCTTCGCAGTTCATGGCTCAATGGTCAAAATTTTGCTGCGCTGCATTTTAAAAGCGCCATAACCGATCTAACCGTTGGTCTTGCCGATGAGCATGAATGGCATGGCGGTGCATCAATGGCAAAAAATGGTATTATTTGTAACCCCAATATTCCAACAGAAGAAGTGTTTACAACGCCTCATCATAGCAAGGTTGATGGTTATGTACGCTCTACCAAGCCATTGTCGCATCAAGGTAGTTTAATTGATGATATTTTCATGCGTTTTGAAAATGGTAAAGTGGTTGAAGCCAAGGCATCAAAGGGCGAAGAGGTCTTAAATCGAGTACTTGATACCGATGAAGGCGCCCGTCACTTAGGTGAAGTTGCGCTTGTGCCTCATTCTTCACCAATTTCTGCAAGTGGTTTATTGTTTTATAATACCTTATTTGACGAGAATGCTGCTTGTCATATTGCGCTGGGCCAATGCTATTCAAAATGTTTTAAGGATGGTGCATCTTTGAGCGCAGAGCAGATTGCGCAGCTTGGCGGCAATCGCAGCTTCATCCATATTGACTGGATGATTGGTGGCAAAGATATGGATATTGATGGCATAAAGCCAGATGGTAGCCGCGTTGCAGTATTCCGCCAAGGTGAATGGGCCTTTAATGTTTAA
- a CDS encoding autotransporter outer membrane beta-barrel domain-containing protein, with amino-acid sequence MLKTTQKFLSYLLLSSALVTIAGVQAQAQTNTNIKATELLMGFSQLNSTEAGRNALRENLETTLRINNQATAAERQQAIYDDTTGYLVGSLYNGLLAADALGPQLAQVYKDNNSVTERFQVTTFSPNFSKYMSAMSAIVVGGDSAVAKNYFANGSYDGNPDHPLTGITMPSDGIFNTYDVAYNPLPENANSVGDSRPLQVAPDRVVAFDGVNYFGKPVNTATNIFPGVSHNAAFPSGHSATGFVTTMSMAMMVPERYKEMMLRGSEYGNSRIVLGVHYAFDVIGARIHTLYALTQALNNNPDYLNSEVPGILGGRFALPSDFKALFDAAQQDLRNLLNEGCAGDLTLCTKTTDGFAQSLKDKEVYRYRLTYGLPTVGATNLDAVVPEGAEVLIANRFPYMSKEQLREVLATTEIQSGHALDNGSGYARLNLYDAADGYGAFNGLVTINMDSTKGGFNAYDTWGNNIGDYVAPSTGVTTQGSFTKNGTGMLELYGDNSWSGTTTINGGSLIFTGNSNLSGAMINNSTLSLTSINRPLPGHQLTVGSYHGGAGSVLEMATSFGGDQSATDMLHVTGDTSGTTALRVMRTGGEGAETLNGIKLIEVDGASNAQFTLANGDYITPEGKQSIILGIYGYSLYNSGGITGNDGNWYLRSHYQPAVPVYETYGQALLDLNAVSTYRERAGGRYFFDPYSAANNTAEAGKAGSLFWGRVEGGHRKFDPSRSTSGADHSTNMVKLEAGLDLLLSENSNGKLLGGIFVNYTNGSTKIDANVGDGKIKTDGYGFGANLTWIGENGFYVDGLAKMNWYNSDLDSNILQGLRSDNDGTGYALSIEAGRRFGLDNGWIITPQAQLSWSSVDFDDFTGPYNVRVSLDKAESLTARIGLGFERETIIKQQDGSQNKSNIYAIANIYQDFADGVKVKLNDKAFENRNQRTWGGVTIGANYSWNDDKYALFGEGTVKTSLQDFSDSYAIKGSVGFKVKW; translated from the coding sequence ATGCTAAAAACCACACAGAAATTCCTTTCCTATCTTTTATTGAGTTCGGCTTTAGTGACGATTGCAGGGGTGCAAGCACAGGCGCAAACCAATACAAATATCAAAGCGACAGAATTGCTTATGGGTTTTAGTCAGCTAAATTCAACCGAAGCTGGCCGCAATGCCTTACGTGAAAACTTGGAAACAACGTTGCGCATTAATAATCAGGCAACAGCAGCAGAGCGCCAACAGGCAATTTATGATGATACAACCGGCTATCTTGTTGGCTCGCTCTATAATGGTCTTTTAGCAGCAGATGCGTTGGGGCCGCAGCTTGCACAAGTCTATAAGGACAATAATTCGGTCACTGAGCGCTTTCAGGTAACGACTTTTTCCCCAAACTTTTCCAAATATATGAGCGCAATGAGCGCGATTGTTGTTGGCGGCGATTCTGCCGTGGCAAAAAATTATTTTGCCAATGGTAGTTATGATGGTAATCCCGATCATCCGCTAACCGGCATTACAATGCCAAGTGATGGCATATTTAATACCTATGATGTTGCTTATAATCCATTGCCAGAAAATGCCAATAGCGTTGGTGACAGCCGACCACTGCAAGTTGCACCAGATCGGGTTGTGGCTTTTGATGGCGTTAATTATTTTGGCAAGCCAGTTAATACCGCAACTAATATTTTCCCCGGTGTAAGCCATAATGCCGCGTTTCCTAGTGGCCATTCGGCAACTGGTTTTGTGACAACGATGAGCATGGCAATGATGGTGCCAGAGCGTTATAAGGAAATGATGCTGCGCGGTAGTGAATATGGTAATAGTCGTATCGTGCTTGGCGTGCATTATGCGTTTGACGTGATTGGTGCGCGTATTCATACGCTTTATGCTTTGACGCAAGCGCTCAATAATAATCCAGATTATTTAAATAGCGAAGTTCCTGGTATTTTGGGTGGTCGTTTTGCCTTGCCATCAGATTTTAAAGCACTTTTTGATGCTGCCCAGCAAGATTTGCGTAATCTTTTAAATGAAGGTTGTGCTGGTGATCTGACGCTTTGCACCAAAACCACCGATGGTTTTGCCCAATCATTAAAAGATAAGGAAGTTTATCGCTACCGTTTAACTTACGGTTTGCCAACTGTTGGAGCCACCAATCTTGATGCCGTTGTGCCAGAAGGTGCGGAAGTTTTAATTGCCAACCGCTTTCCTTATATGAGCAAGGAACAATTGCGCGAAGTTTTGGCAACAACTGAAATTCAATCAGGCCATGCTTTAGATAATGGCAGTGGTTATGCACGCTTAAACCTTTATGATGCAGCAGATGGTTATGGTGCTTTTAATGGTCTTGTTACCATTAATATGGATAGCACCAAGGGCGGCTTTAATGCCTATGATACATGGGGCAATAATATTGGTGATTATGTTGCGCCATCAACAGGCGTTACAACTCAAGGCTCATTTACTAAAAATGGCACTGGTATGCTTGAGCTCTATGGCGATAATAGCTGGAGCGGCACAACAACTATTAATGGCGGCTCGCTAATCTTTACCGGCAATTCAAATCTTAGTGGTGCAATGATCAATAATAGCACCTTGTCGCTTACTTCAATTAATCGCCCATTGCCGGGGCATCAATTAACCGTTGGTTCTTATCATGGCGGTGCGGGCAGTGTACTTGAAATGGCAACCAGCTTTGGTGGCGATCAATCAGCTACCGATATGTTGCATGTTACCGGAGACACAAGTGGTACAACCGCATTGCGTGTGATGCGCACTGGTGGCGAAGGCGCAGAAACTTTAAATGGCATTAAACTGATTGAAGTTGATGGTGCATCTAATGCACAGTTCACTCTTGCCAATGGTGACTACATCACTCCCGAGGGCAAGCAATCGATCATTCTTGGCATTTATGGCTATTCCCTTTATAATAGTGGCGGTATTACTGGTAATGATGGCAATTGGTATTTGCGCTCGCATTATCAACCTGCTGTGCCAGTCTATGAAACTTATGGCCAAGCCTTGTTAGATTTAAATGCAGTTTCTACCTATCGCGAACGCGCTGGTGGTCGCTATTTCTTTGATCCATATAGTGCTGCCAATAATACAGCCGAGGCAGGCAAAGCTGGCTCACTATTTTGGGGGCGCGTTGAAGGTGGCCATAGAAAATTTGACCCTAGCCGCAGCACCAGCGGTGCCGATCATTCGACCAATATGGTTAAGTTAGAAGCTGGACTTGATCTATTGCTCAGCGAAAATAGCAATGGCAAATTGCTTGGCGGCATTTTTGTTAATTATACCAATGGCTCCACCAAAATTGACGCCAATGTAGGCGATGGCAAGATTAAAACTGACGGCTATGGTTTTGGTGCTAATCTAACTTGGATCGGCGAAAACGGTTTTTATGTCGATGGTCTTGCCAAGATGAATTGGTATAATAGCGACCTTGATTCAAATATTTTACAAGGCTTGCGCTCGGATAATGATGGCACGGGCTATGCATTGTCTATTGAAGCTGGCCGCCGCTTTGGTTTGGATAATGGCTGGATCATTACCCCACAAGCGCAGCTAAGCTGGTCATCGGTTGATTTTGATGATTTCACTGGCCCTTATAATGTACGTGTATCATTGGATAAAGCCGAAAGCTTAACTGCTCGTATTGGTCTTGGTTTTGAACGCGAAACCATCATCAAACAGCAAGATGGCAGCCAGAATAAAAGCAATATTTATGCAATTGCCAATATCTATCAAGATTTCGCCGATGGTGTAAAAGTAAAACTTAATGACAAAGCCTTTGAAAACCGCAATCAACGCACTTGGGGCGGTGTAACTATTGGTGCTAATTATAGCTGGAATGATGATAAATATGCGCTTTTTGGTGAGGGCACAGTTAAAACCAGCTTACAAGATTTTTCAGATAGCTATGCAATAAAGGGCAGCGTCGGATTTAAAGTAAAGTGGTAG
- a CDS encoding DUF2569 family protein: protein MKALTGFKSTNKSTIGGLLYIVAIYLTYLVVGEVFNILRDILYISDIDRAFQFLKSVFKAPFFFEKILLTIAFIGLIKERRYFPSFFSAFLIYKICHHIIWALQVTYILKYGYSDVNTTIPYTYWLWTALDIIFLIYITLSKRVKNTFIN, encoded by the coding sequence ATGAAGGCGTTAACTGGATTTAAATCAACCAATAAATCTACCATTGGTGGCTTGCTGTACATCGTTGCCATTTACTTAACATATTTAGTCGTTGGCGAAGTATTTAACATCTTACGTGATATTCTTTATATATCTGATATTGATCGAGCATTTCAATTTTTAAAATCCGTTTTTAAAGCACCATTCTTTTTTGAAAAAATCTTGTTGACTATTGCTTTTATCGGCTTAATTAAAGAAAGGCGTTACTTCCCTTCCTTTTTTAGTGCATTTTTAATCTATAAAATATGTCATCATATTATTTGGGCATTGCAAGTAACGTATATCTTAAAATATGGCTATTCTGATGTTAATACTACTATCCCCTATACTTATTGGTTGTGGACAGCTTTGGATATCATCTTCCTTATCTATATTACCCTTTCAAAACGGGTAAAAAATACATTTATTAATTAG